Proteins from a single region of Plasmodium brasilianum strain Bolivian I chromosome 13, whole genome shotgun sequence:
- a CDS encoding tryptophan-rich protein: MKIIFILSYIAGVSFILSSACEFICGFCKLFQKRTKNEEEYPSESCNLKTKDTEKSEKWKEREWDIWIKQIEKSWIIQNSYLEKLTGKWFKNKKDEWEAWLRAMEDKWTYYNENMDDASTLYYFKKSLNWTDDKWEKWITNMKTKSTFPIENIDGDYVLNVFRNNITWTTEQWIEWINTPVRQAMEKDWERWLNEEKYIINNWIHENFINWKNKKFEEWKMKKWKVEEDEFWDTWIPNKIIQFSKRLIYNVKWKNWKERNERETEQWNQLIEKIEYDIYNRETSQWTKWKNEKTKLFNTWIESLTNTWIQEEHWNMWTNK, from the exons atgaaaataatattcattcTTTCATATATAGCTGGggtttcatttattttgtcgTCTGCTTGTGAATTTATATGTGGTTTTTGTAAG cTTTTTCAGAAACGTACTAAGAATGAAGAAGAATATCCAAGTGAATCTTGTAATTTGAAGACAAAAGACACTGAAAAATcagaaaaatggaaagaacGAGAATGGGATATTTGGATAAAGCAGATAGAGAAAAGTTGGATAATTCAGAATTCGTACCTCGAGAAATTGACGGGTAAATGGTTTAAAAACAAGAAAGATGAATGGGAAGCATGGCTAAGAGCCATGGAAGATAAATGGACGTATTATAACGAAAATATGGATGACGCAAGCacactttattattttaaaaaatctttAAATTGGACAGATGATAAGTGGGAAAAATGGATAACAAACATGAAAACAAAATCCACGTTTCctattgaaaatattgatGGAGATTATGTACTTAATGTTTTccgaaataatataacatggACAACGGAACAATGGATAGAATGGATTAATACACCAGTAAGACAAGCTATGGAAAAAGATTGGGAAAGATGGCTTAacgaagaaaaatatataataaataattggatccatgaaaattttattaattggaaaaataaaaaatttgaggaatggaaaatgaaaaaatggaaagttGAAGAAGATGAGTTTTGGGACACATGGATACCTAATAAAATCATCCAGTTTTCTAAACGTTtgatatataatgtaaagtGGAAAAATTGGAAAGAAAGAAATGAGAGAGAAACGGAACAGTGGAATCAATTGATAGAAAAGATagaatatgatatatataatagggAGACAAGTCAATGgacaaaatggaaaaatgaaaaaactaaattatttaatacatgGATAGAATCCTTGACGAACACTTGGATACAAGAGGAACATTGGAATATGTGGACTAACAAATAA